The Cyprinus carpio isolate SPL01 chromosome A19, ASM1834038v1, whole genome shotgun sequence genome has a segment encoding these proteins:
- the LOC109110922 gene encoding tyrosyl-DNA phosphodiesterase 2-like isoform X2, translating into MSNTVMSGNHTDQQMSALEETRTILCDQFASISGSDSAVAQCYLAENEWDMERALNSFFEAHMDSVFDVEEAEETKAVSGNKRKEVNSSDPADASGTKKKFKTDQVDCIDLTAEEPTCSSSVNPQESQAESAVTESNAEDSKLSVISWNVDGLDTLSLAERARGLCSYLALYTPDVVFLQELIPSYIQYLKKRAVSYLFVEGIMLKKSRVKLLESEIICYPTTQMLRNLLVAQVTFSGRKLYLMTSHLESCKNQSEERMKQLRVVFQRMRGAPEDATVIFAGDTNLRDTEVVKVGGLPPGVCDVWEQLGKQEHCRYTWDTKANSNKTVPYICRCRFDRIFLRSAETGPRVTPDHMVLVGMEKLDCGRYTSDHWGIYCTFNT; encoded by the exons ATGTCCAACACTGTTATGTCGGGTAATCACACCGATCAACAAATGTCTGCTCTAGAGGAAACGAGGACCATCCTTTGCGATCAGTTTGCCTCTATCTCTGGATCGGACAGTGCTGTGGCGCAGTGTTATCTAGCAGAAAATGAATGGGATATGGAG AGAGCACTGAACTCGTTCTTCGAGGCTCATATGGATTCAGTCTTTGATGTTGAAGAAGCAGAGGAGACTAAAGCTGTTTCTGGGAATAAGAGAAAGGAGGTCAATTCCTCAGACCCTGCTGATGCTTCAGGAACAAAGAAGAAATTTAAGACAGACCAGGTGGACTG CATTGACCTGACAGCGGAGGAACCCACCTGCTCCAGCAGTGTGAACCCTCAAGAAAGTCAGGCTGAAAGTGCTGTAACCGAATCTAACGCGGAGGACAGCAAGCTCTCCGTCATCAGCTGGAATGTGGACGGTTTGGACACATTGAGTCTTGCAGAGCGTGCCAGGGGCTTGTGTTCGTATCTAGCTCT ATATACACCAGATGTGGTTTTTCTTCAAGAACTTATTCCATCTTATATTCAGTATCTTAAGAAACGTGCTGTCAGCTATCTGTTTGTTGAAG GAATAATGTTGAAGAAATCAAGAGTAAAACTTCTGGAAAGTGAGATCATCTGTTATCCTACGACACAGATGTTGAGAAATCTATTAGTTGCTCAG GTGACTTTCTCAGGTCGGAAGCTATACTTGAtgacatcacatttagaaagctGTAAGAACCAATCAGAGGAGAGAATGAAACAACTGCGCGTTGTATTTCAAAGGATGCGGGGAGCACCAGAAGATGCTACTGTAATTTTTGCTGGGGACACCAATCTCAGAGACACCGAG GTGGTAAAGGTGGGAGGTTTGCCTCcaggtgtgtgtgatgtgtgggaACAGCTGGGCAAACAGGAACACTGCCGGTACACCTGGGACACCAAAGCAAACAGCAATAAGACTGTGCCTTACATCTGCAGATGTCGCTTCGACCGCATCTTCCTGAGGTCTGCTGAAACCGGCCCAAGAGTCACTCCGGACCACATGGTCTTGGTGGGAATGGAGAAACTGGACTGTGGCCGTTACACCAGTGATCACTGGGGAATTTACTGCACTTTCAACACATGA
- the tmem64 gene encoding transmembrane protein 64 yields MNVWSSESVQGVLKALKHAAGKGHLHLSRWLQRTPGSLDCDKIDILICNVFDERGNGGKPEADPAGHTEPGASFTPEFRHPCCISTCCFKSALLACVLTAVCFSSVALVRQYLKDVLLWVESLDSFVGAMLFIVGLITVSFPCGWGYIVLNVAAGYLYGFVLGMGLVMVGVLIGTFIAHVVCKRLLTNWVLGKIGSSEQLSAVIRVVEGGSGLKIVALARLTPIPFGLQNAVFSITDVSLPNYLVASSVGLLPTQLLNSYLGTTLRTMEDVIAEQSVSGYFVFSLQIFISIGLMFYVVHRAQVELNAAIAACQLELKTSYMNGGAANHGGSTYCSKRAATGGGINVV; encoded by the exons ATGAATGTGTGGAGCTCTGAATCAGTGCAGGGTGTGCTGAAAGCCCTGAAGCACGCCGCGGGGAAGGGACACCTCCATCTGAGCCGCTGGCTGCAGCGGACCCCGGGCTCACTGGACTGCGACAAGATCGACATCTTGATCTGTAACGTCTTTGACGAGCGAGGGAACGGGGGGAAACCGGAGGCGGACCCCGCGGGTCACACCGAGCCCGGCGCGTCCTTCACTCCCGAGTTCAGGCATCCGTGCTGCATCAGCACCTGTTGCTTCAAAAGCGCCCTGCTGGCGTGCGTCCTGACGGCCGTGTGCTTCTCCTCGGTGGCCCTGGTGCGCCAGTACCTGAAGGACGTGCTGCTGTGGGTGGAGAGTTTGGACAGTTTCGTGGGAGCCATGCTGTTCATAGTGGGCTTGATCACGGTGTCGTTCCCCTGCGGCTGGGGCTACATCGTGCTGAACGTGGCCGCGGGGTATCTGTACGGGTTTGTGCTGGGCATGGGGCTGGTGATGGTTGGGGTTTTGATCGGGACTTTCATCGCTCATGTGGTGTGTAAGCGACTGCTGACGAACTGGGTTCTGGGTAAGATCGGCAGCAGTGAACAGCTGAGTGCTGTTATTCGGGTGGTGGAGGGTGGAAGTGGACTCAAAATCGTGGCCTTAGCGAGACTCACACCGATTCCTTTCGGCCTCCAGAACGCGGTCTTCTCG ATCACAGACGTCTCCTTGCCAAATTATTTAGTGGCTTCTTCAGTGGGACTTCTCCCAACACAACTCCTTAACTCATATCTGGGCACCACCCTGCGCACAATGGAGGACGTGATCGCAGAACAGAGCGTCAGTGGATACTTTGTGTTCAGTCTACAG ATCTTCATCAGCATAGGCCTGATGTTTTACGTTGTACATCGAGCACAAGTGGAACTGAACGCTGCCATTGCAGCCTGCCAGCTGGAGCTGAAGACGTCATACATGAATGGTGGAGCGGCCAACCACGGCGGCTCGACCTACTGCAGCAAACGGGCTGCCACAGGAGGGGGGATCAACGTGGTCTGA
- the acot13 gene encoding acyl-coenzyme A thioesterase 13, producing the protein MVSMSLNTIKQIMRAMVDCPGFDRVLSKVEVLSAAPGKVVCELKVEEEHTNRGGTLHGGLTATLVDVISTTAIMYSERGAPGVSVDMNITYMNAAKIGEDVLITAQVLKQGRTLAFATVDLTNKANGKLIAQGRHTKHLGG; encoded by the exons ATGGTGTCAATGTcgctaaatacaataaaacagatcATGAGAGCGATGGTGGACTGTCCTGGATTTGACCGGGTTTTAAGCAAG GTGGAGGTACTGTCTGCAGCCCCTGGGAAAGTGGTGTGTGAGCTGAAGGTGGAGGAGGAGCACACCAACAGAGGAGGCACTCTTCACGGAGGACTGACAGCCACACTGGTGGACGTGATCTCCACTACTGCCATCATGTACAGTGAGAGAGGAGCTCCCGGGGTCAGCGTGGACATGAACATAAC ATACATGAATGCAGCTAAAATTGGAGAAGACGTCTTGATCACAGCTCAGGTTTTAAAACAAGGACGGACTTTGGCATTTGCAACAGTAGATCTCACCAACAAGGCCAACGGAAAACTCATTGCTCAGGGAAGACACACTAAACACCTCGGTGGCTGA
- the LOC109110922 gene encoding tyrosyl-DNA phosphodiesterase 2-like isoform X1 → MSNTVMSGNHTDQQMSALEETRTILCDQFASISGSDSAVAQCYLAENEWDMERALNSFFEAHMDSVFDVEEAEETKAVSGNKRKEVNSSDPADASGTKKKFKTDQVDCIDLTAEEPTCSSSVNPQESQAESAVTESNAEDSKLSVISWNVDGLDTLSLAERARGLCSYLALYTPDVVFLQELIPSYIQYLKKRAVSYLFVEGSDDGYFTGIMLKKSRVKLLESEIICYPTTQMLRNLLVAQVTFSGRKLYLMTSHLESCKNQSEERMKQLRVVFQRMRGAPEDATVIFAGDTNLRDTEVVKVGGLPPGVCDVWEQLGKQEHCRYTWDTKANSNKTVPYICRCRFDRIFLRSAETGPRVTPDHMVLVGMEKLDCGRYTSDHWGIYCTFNT, encoded by the exons ATGTCCAACACTGTTATGTCGGGTAATCACACCGATCAACAAATGTCTGCTCTAGAGGAAACGAGGACCATCCTTTGCGATCAGTTTGCCTCTATCTCTGGATCGGACAGTGCTGTGGCGCAGTGTTATCTAGCAGAAAATGAATGGGATATGGAG AGAGCACTGAACTCGTTCTTCGAGGCTCATATGGATTCAGTCTTTGATGTTGAAGAAGCAGAGGAGACTAAAGCTGTTTCTGGGAATAAGAGAAAGGAGGTCAATTCCTCAGACCCTGCTGATGCTTCAGGAACAAAGAAGAAATTTAAGACAGACCAGGTGGACTG CATTGACCTGACAGCGGAGGAACCCACCTGCTCCAGCAGTGTGAACCCTCAAGAAAGTCAGGCTGAAAGTGCTGTAACCGAATCTAACGCGGAGGACAGCAAGCTCTCCGTCATCAGCTGGAATGTGGACGGTTTGGACACATTGAGTCTTGCAGAGCGTGCCAGGGGCTTGTGTTCGTATCTAGCTCT ATATACACCAGATGTGGTTTTTCTTCAAGAACTTATTCCATCTTATATTCAGTATCTTAAGAAACGTGCTGTCAGCTATCTGTTTGTTGAAG GAAGCGATGACGGATACTTCACAGGAATAATGTTGAAGAAATCAAGAGTAAAACTTCTGGAAAGTGAGATCATCTGTTATCCTACGACACAGATGTTGAGAAATCTATTAGTTGCTCAG GTGACTTTCTCAGGTCGGAAGCTATACTTGAtgacatcacatttagaaagctGTAAGAACCAATCAGAGGAGAGAATGAAACAACTGCGCGTTGTATTTCAAAGGATGCGGGGAGCACCAGAAGATGCTACTGTAATTTTTGCTGGGGACACCAATCTCAGAGACACCGAG GTGGTAAAGGTGGGAGGTTTGCCTCcaggtgtgtgtgatgtgtgggaACAGCTGGGCAAACAGGAACACTGCCGGTACACCTGGGACACCAAAGCAAACAGCAATAAGACTGTGCCTTACATCTGCAGATGTCGCTTCGACCGCATCTTCCTGAGGTCTGCTGAAACCGGCCCAAGAGTCACTCCGGACCACATGGTCTTGGTGGGAATGGAGAAACTGGACTGTGGCCGTTACACCAGTGATCACTGGGGAATTTACTGCACTTTCAACACATGA